The following coding sequences lie in one Miscanthus floridulus cultivar M001 chromosome 9, ASM1932011v1, whole genome shotgun sequence genomic window:
- the LOC136481557 gene encoding filament-like plant protein 3 encodes MDRRSWLWKRKSSDKSPGESDSSGSASSHSEPYFDDQERKPMSTNSSPNHSHLPDVSSRIIDNETQEAERAESVNEKLVFAGSSNDSSPQHDQSMKPEVYQSPLPEVSPNIRNDDVQDSVKNLNEVPPKVKDDDVQDSVKSLNEKLSAALLTINAKEDLVKQHTRVAEEAVAGWEQAEAEVASLKQLLETASQKNTSLEDQVSHLDVALKECVRQLRQAREEQEKKIRDTVAKKSKELESAKSELHHHIAELSKQLEATKLEATTVHVQRDLQEKLQIVEKENKDLKVELVALSKDLKILAWERDLSNQAAETASKLHLESVKKITRVEAECLKLRHLTRRTSLTNDSRPITNSACMESQTDSQSDSGERMLVDDEMKISDSWASALIAELDQFKNANNGTRNLVNNPVEIDLMDDFLEMEKLAALPEVDCVSSSFGAETDSDQGQGVTRDKSSKVETESLQCQVTDLLAQVEKIEGEKRELEMALADARDQLGTSCDTLMVANNKLINFQMQLDLANESKHAAFGEAERLDGERKDLALQLESKSAQVDELQLMVASLEERVDWNKLELQLELISAEAADLRKTVASLEEKIDAERTLSMQHKANADMAEASKESLEAQLQSANTEIGKLKGIVQTLESEVRKETDSCEELLKQIETMKTESERSLSVVSTKESLEAQLQVATSELAKLREMVNALECDAAKEKAYSSDLQMQLEAVEGIRKVLESELESSHQEVMKLKEKVSSLEVRLKDQTSLLVEFTAKSEDAVSRKKAMEGQLEAANLEVTKLRNKVSLLQGKVEQEKLLSEEYEAKCRKLEAQVSRDSREEKLWRLTNSNGDLKVKQEKELTSAAGKLAECQKTIANLGRHLKSLTDLDGVVSDPEKLESRDNHLDFRDGGDDLLSADVADGLYEMGLPKRNGSCLSPLRSNQSSGGLPSLSSYLSKTKR; translated from the exons ATGGATCGCCGCAGCTGGCTCTGGAAGCGCAAGTCGTCAGATAAGAGCCCTGGGGAGAGCGATAGCTCTGGCTCGGCTTCGTCACACTCTGAGCCTTACTTCGATGATCAG GAACGTAAACCTATGTCTACTAATTCTTCTCCAAATCATAGTCATTTGCCTGACGTATCTTCTAGAATAATTGATAATGAGACTCAAGAAGCTGAAAGAGCAGAATCAGTGAATGAGAAGCTGGTGTTCGCAGGTAGCTCAAATGATTCTTCTCCACAACATGATCAATCAATGAAGCCAGAGGTATACCAATCACCGCTGCCAGAGGTATCCCCAAATATCAGGAATGATGATGTCCAGGATTCTGTAAAGAATTTGAATGAGGTGCCCCCAAAGGTCAAGGACGATGATGTCCAGGATTCTGTAAAGAGTTTGAATGAGAAACTTTCTGCTGCCCTTTTGACTATCAATGCTAAAGAGGACTTGGTAAAGCAGCATACTAGAGTTGCAGAAGAGGCTGTTGCAG GTTGGGAACAAGCTGAAGCTGAAGTTGCTTCCCTGAAGCAACTACTTGAAACTGCATCCCAGAAGAATACCTCTCTGGAGGATCAGGTCAGCCACCTAGATGTTGCCCTTAAAGAATGTGTAAGGCAGCTTCGTCAAGCACGAGAAGAACAAGAGAAGAAAATCCGTGACACAGTTGCTAAGAAGTCTAAAGAATTGGAGTCTGCGAAGTCTGAGCTCCACCACCATATTGCTGAACTCAGTAAGCAGTTGGAAGCCACAAAACTAGAAGCTACTACTGTGCATGTCCAGCGCGATCTGCAGGAAAAGCTTCAGATAGTGGAGAAAGAAAACAAAGACCTCAAGGTCGAATTAGTCGCACTGTCCAAGGACCTGAAGATACTTGCATGGGAAAGAGACCTGAGCAACCAAGCAGCAGAAACAGCAAGCAAACTTCATCTGGAAAGTGTGAAAAAGATAACAAGAGTTGAGGCAGAATGCCTTAAGTTGCGTCATCTAACGCGGCGTACGTCCTTGACCAATGATTCTAGGCCGATAACTAACAGTGCTTGCATGGAATCTCAGACTGACAGTCAGTCTGACAGTGGGGAGCGCATGCTAGttgatgatgaaatgaaaatttcTGATTCGTGGGCATCAGCTCTGATAGCTGAACTTGATCAGTTCAAGAATGCCAACAATGGCACAAGAAATCTTGTGAATAATCCGGTCGAAATTGACCTGATGGATGATTTCCTCGAGATGGAAAAGCTGGCTGCACTGCCTGAAGTAGACTGTGTGAGCTCTAGCTTTGGAGCTGAAACTGATTCTGACCAGGGTCAGGGTGTGACTAGAGATAAATCATCAAAAGTTGAAACTGAGTCATTGCAGTGTCAGGTGACAGATTTGCTCGCACAGGTTGAAAAAATTGAAGGTGAGAAAAGGGAGCTCGAAATGGCTCTTGCAGATGCTAGAGATCAGCTTGGCACATCATGTGACACCCTAATGGTGGCCAACAATAAGTTGATTAATTTTCAGATGCAGTTGGACTTGGCAAATGAGTCCAAACATGCTGCTTTTGGAGAAGCTGAGCGACTGGATGGTGAGAGGAAAGATTTGGCATTACAACTGGAGTCTAAGTCTGCACAAGTTGATGAGCTTCAGCTGATGGTGGCATCGCTGGAAGAAAGAGTAGACTGGAATAAGTTGGAATTGCAGTTAGAGTTAATTTCTGCGGAGGCTGCAGATCTGCGCAAGACAGTGGCTTCTCTGGAAGAGAAGATTGATGCAGAGAGAACTCTCTCTATGCAGCACAAAGCAAATGCAGACATGGCAGAGGCGTCCAAAGAATCATTAGAGGCACAGCTGCAGTCTGCAAACACAGAGATAGGGAAACTGAAAGGGATTGTGCAAACTTTAGAGAGTGAGGTGCGGAAAGAGACGGATTCTTGTGAAGAACTACTGAAACAGATAGAGACTATGAAGACTGAGTCAGAGAGATCACTATCTGTGGTGTCTACCAAAGAGTCATTAGAGGCGCAGCTCCAGGTAGCGACTTCAGAACTTGCAAAGTTGCGTGAGATGGTGAATGCTCTGGAGTGCGATGCAGCGAAAGAGAAGGCATATTCTTCAGATCTCCAGATGCAACTTGAGGCAGTGGAAGGCATCAGGAAGGTGTTGGAATCCGAGCTTGAGTCTTCACACCaggaggtgatgaagctcaagGAGAAGGTTTCGTCATTGGAAGTAAGGCTCAAGGACCAGACCTCGTTGCTTGTAGAATTTACAGCTAAATCAGAGGATGCAGTGTCCCGGAAAAAGGCAATGGAGGGTCAACTAGAAGCAGCAAATCTGGAAGTTACAAAACTGAGAAACAAGGTGAGCCTGCTCCAAGGGAAGGTCGAGCAGGAGAAGCTTCTGTCAGAAGAGTACGAAGCAAAATGCCGCAAGCTGGAGGCTCAGGTGTCGAGGGACAGTCGAGAGGAGAAGTTGTGGCGCCTCACGAACTCAAATGGAGACCTGAAGGTGAAGCAG GAGAAGGAACTAACCAGTGCTGCCGGGAAGCTTGCGGAGTGCCAGAAGACCATAGCTAACCTTGGTCGCCATCTGAAATCGCTAACAGACCTTGATGGTGTGGTGTCCGATCCTGAAAAGCTGGAATCCAGGGACAATCACCTGGACTTCAGAGACGGCGGCGATGATCTGCTCTCTGCAGATGTGGCTGACGGGCTGTATGAAATGGGTCTTCCTAAGAGGAATGGTAGCTGCCTCTCACCCCTTCGGTCGAATCAGTCGTCGGGTGGTTTGCCGTCCCTTAGTAGCTACTTGAGCAAAACAAAAAGGTGA
- the LOC136481558 gene encoding V-type proton ATPase 16 kDa proteolipid subunit-like, with the protein MSSVFSGDETAPFFGFLGAAAALIFSCMGAAYGTAKSGVGVASMGVMRPELVMKSIVPVVMAGVLGIYGLIIAVIISTGINPKAKPYYLFDGYAHLSSGLACGLAGLAAGMAIGIVGDAGVRANAQQPKLFVGMILILIFAEALALYGLIVGIILSSRAGQSRAE; encoded by the exons ATGTCGTCGGTGTTCAGCGGCGATGAGACGGCCCCCTTCTTCGGCTtcctcggcgccgccgccgccctcatcTTCTCAT GCATGGGCGCGGCGTACGGGACGGCGAAGAGCGGCGTCGGCGTGGCGTCGATGGGTGTGATGCGGCCGGAGCTCGTCATGAAGTCCATCGTGCCCGTCGTCATGGCTGGTGTGCTCGGTATCTACGGCCTCATCATCGCCGTCATCATCAGCACGGGGATCAACCCCAAGGCCAAGCCCTACTACCTCTTCGATGGCTACGCCCACCTGTCGTCCGGGCTTGCCTGTGGCCTTGCTGGGCTTGCGGCTGGCATGGCCATCGGCATTGTCGGTGATGCTGGAGTCAG GGCTAATGCACAACAGCCGAAGCTTTTCGTGGGCATGATCCTCATCCTCATTTTCGCAGAAGCGCTTGCTCTCTACGGTCTCATCGTTGGAATTATCCTTTCATCCCGTGCTGGTCAATCCCGGGCGGAATAA